The following DNA comes from Candidatus Nanopelagicales bacterium.
ACGCGAGTAGTGGCCCTGGAATGCGACCGTGATCGTGTCGGTGGGGCCGTTCCTGTGCTTGGCGACGATGAAGTCCGCCTCACCGATCCTGCTGCTGTCCTTGTCGTAGGCATCCTCACGGTGGATCAGCACGACTACGTCCGCATCCTGCTCGAGGCTGTTGTGGACAGCCATGCCGTCAGCGATGAAGTTGTGCGTACCCAGGACCGTGGCGTCAAAGACCTCACGCTGGCCGATCGACTCCACCGACACGATCTCGTCCCAGGTCACGTCGTTCGTGGCCACCAGGTCCAGCCCGGAGTTGCCGAGAACTTCGGCTACTCCAGCGAGTCGGCCTCCGGCTGACGGCACGTCCTGGCTCACATCCCCTGAAGCCGAAGTTGCCGACCCAGCGTGCGAGTCCTCAGGTCCCCCAGCCATGACCCGCTGCACGTCCTCCCACATGCCAGGCGGCGCCGCATCATCGCCGCCTTCCGCGCTGCGATCGAGCAGCGCCCATGCTTTCGCAGCTTCGGCGCACGGACCGAATCCACCCACTGCGTCCAGGAACACCCTCTGCTCCAGCGATCCAACGACCGAAACGCGGAACAGGGCGGACTCACCATTCGCCACTTCGCCAACGTGGGCCGTCAGCCCCAGGCGCAGCAGCAGCCGCGCTACGTCATCAGCGAACCTGCGCGCACCAGTGCTCACGTGAATGGATCCCTGATGGCCATCCGAAGGCGGCCGGATATCTCCGCACGCGGCCCAAAGGTGCCTCAGGAACAGGGCAACTTGCTCTGTCGGCGCGCCGAAGACCCCGGCTGGCACTCTCGGCTCGACACCTTCCAGGCCGCGAACGCCGAGGTCACGCAACCACTCAGTGATGGGGTTGCGCAACCACCCGCCGATGCCAGGCGGGGTCGGGAAGATCGTCGTCCAGGATTGCGAATCGTCTTCTCGCTTGCTGAGGGTTTCGATACCGAACCTGCTGTACGCGGCCTTGCGTACGGCCGTCACGCTGTCCAGATCCCGGCTAACGCACGACAGCCACCGCCGACCTAGCAGAGTCCCGGCGCCGAGTATGTGCGCCAGCAACGTGATCTCGAACCGGTCCATTGACTTGCTCTCGATTGGATCCGGCAAGCGACGCGGCACGGCTACACGCGCGCCGGGACCCAGCTCACGCACTGCTCTCCAGCCTTCGTGAGTGAGCAACGGATGGTTGCCGGTGGCGTTCACGACCCGGCCGGACGCGGTGCGAACGCGGAACACCTCGCGGGTTCCAGTCGGGAAGACGTGCGTCAACGTTCGCGCCCGATAGCGCAGCGAGTCGTCGAGTGACCAAACCGGAACCTCGCGAGCTCCGGCAGCGTGAAGCTCGCCCATGGTCACCTCTACCCCGGTGTCTGCTCGGATCACCCTGGTTTCGGCGGTCAGGCATCCGGACTCACGCAGGTCCGACAGCATCGGCTTCTTGTCGTTACGTGACTCCGGACCACGGTTCAGCTGACTAATGGCGATGATCGGCACATCCAGCTCCTTCGCCAGCAGCTTCAGTGACCTGGAGAACTCCGACACCTCCTGCTGGCGAGACTCCACCTTGCGTCCCGAGCTCATCAGCTGCATGTAGTCCAGCACAACGAGCCTCAGGTCATGGCGCTGCCTCAGCCGCCGGCACTTGGCGCGAATCTCGGTCATGGTCATGTTCGGGGAGTCGTCCACATAGAGCGGCGCCTCGTGCAAGACCCCCTGGCGGGCCGCTATCTTTCGCCATTCCGCGTCACCCATGCGTCCCGAACGCATGTGATGCAGGGGGATCTGCGCCTCGGCGCTCAGCAAGCGCATGACGATTTCGTTGCGGCTCATCTCAAGGCTGAATATCGCGCTCGGCAGACCGTGCTTGATCGACGCCGAACGCGCTATGTCCAAGCCAAGGGTCGAGTTGTGCGTGGGGACCATCGACCGCCCGGCGAGGTACTGGTGGTCCGAGTTGCCAACCTCCATACACCTGACAGGAACACTGGGGATCTTCGTCACGGCGGTGATCAAGCGCTGGTCGCCGTTGGACCCGCTTCCAGCGGCCAGCTCCTTGTGAAGCAAGCGCAGCTCATCGCAGCCGAACACGACTTCCTGCGTCTCGATGATCAATGCCGTCGCCGCCGCGCCCCCCAGCGTTCGAGATGGCTCACCACGCACATCCGCGCGCATCCCAAGACCCATCAGCAACTCGTAGATGCCCTGGGCGAGGCTTCGAGAGGTAACACGCATGACCACTGCCCCGGTCGGCGTTATCACGCCAAGACTGTCCGCAATCCCCGCCAGGAGATCCCGCCTCTGACCTTGCGAGGCCCGCAAGTATTCGCCGCCGACATGCGAGGGTGCCGCTGGGCCGCCGGATGGCCCGCGGG
Coding sequences within:
- the dnaB gene encoding replicative DNA helicase, translating into MSDPPDRKGETEEVRSGKVSVTVAEFADRADPVTGPARTPPQDLAAERSVLGAMLLSKDAIADVVETIRIDDFYAPAHQTIYGAVTDLFGRGEPADAVTVSDSLTRTGDLSRVGGAAFLHTLIAGVPTAANAAYYAQIVRDRAILRRLVSAATRIVQWGYAGEGDVDQIVDQAQAEVFDVTARRSSEDYVSLAEIMDGAVAEIEGIASRSGDMVGVPTGFADLDRLTNGLHPGQLVIVAARPAIGKALALNTPIPTPAGWTDMGSIRVGDEVLGADGHPTPVNAATPVMFGHDCYLVEFCDGSRIVADADHQWETSSPTGTGLAADSSLPKIITTTAQIARKYDRDLPHGPCSIANTKPLELPYRHLPIPPYTYGVQLALAGGSEPIRLAEDQAEIAMRLEAEGTSMAAVARGPSGGPAAPSHVGGEYLRASQGQRRDLLAGIADSLGVITPTGAVVMRVTSRSLAQGIYELLMGLGMRADVRGEPSRTLGGAAATALIIETQEVVFGCDELRLLHKELAAGSGSNGDQRLITAVTKIPSVPVRCMEVGNSDHQYLAGRSMVPTHNSTLGLDIARSASIKHGLPSAIFSLEMSRNEIVMRLLSAEAQIPLHHMRSGRMGDAEWRKIAARQGVLHEAPLYVDDSPNMTMTEIRAKCRRLRQRHDLRLVVLDYMQLMSSGRKVESRQQEVSEFSRSLKLLAKELDVPIIAISQLNRGPESRNDKKPMLSDLRESGCLTAETRVIRADTGVEVTMGELHAAGAREVPVWSLDDSLRYRARTLTHVFPTGTREVFRVRTASGRVVNATGNHPLLTHEGWRAVRELGPGARVAVPRRLPDPIESKSMDRFEITLLAHILGAGTLLGRRWLSCVSRDLDSVTAVRKAAYSRFGIETLSKREDDSQSWTTIFPTPPGIGGWLRNPITEWLRDLGVRGLEGVEPRVPAGVFGAPTEQVALFLRHLWAACGDIRPPSDGHQGSIHVSTGARRFADDVARLLLRLGLTAHVGEVANGESALFRVSVVGSLEQRVFLDAVGGFGPCAEAAKAWALLDRSAEGGDDAAPPGMWEDVQRVMAGGPEDSHAGSATSASGDVSQDVPSAGGRLAGVAEVLGNSGLDLVATNDVTWDEIVSVESIGQREVFDATVLGTHNFIADGMAVHNSLEQDADVVVLIHREDAYDKDSSRIGEADFIVAKHRNGPTDTITVAFQGHYSRFVDMAAD